A genomic stretch from Sphingobacterium sp. ML3W includes:
- a CDS encoding SOS response-associated peptidase family protein — translation MCYHTSAPSNAQLVKEFKNLQVNYQQDEIFHVSGFTRPYLPVTLNADPGSIVPARWKLIPFWVKTEDDADKYANTLNAESGSIFEKASYKNYIGKTRGLLYVNGFYEPHKVSGQKDTENYYIYTPSKELFTLGIVYSDFKDYETNNIYPTFSVITTKANPLLEEIHNEKKRMPLIIPPSSRDAWLSASKKEDIQQLMIPYEGELSAHKVFRVTGAKGDTNRPDIQDAI, via the coding sequence ATGTGTTATCATACTTCGGCCCCCAGCAACGCTCAATTGGTTAAAGAGTTTAAAAACCTTCAGGTCAATTACCAACAGGACGAAATATTCCATGTCAGCGGATTCACTCGGCCATATCTTCCAGTTACGCTCAATGCTGATCCAGGATCAATTGTCCCTGCCCGATGGAAACTTATACCTTTTTGGGTAAAAACCGAAGATGACGCGGACAAGTACGCGAACACATTAAACGCTGAATCGGGGTCCATATTTGAAAAGGCATCGTATAAAAACTACATCGGTAAAACCCGCGGTCTTCTTTATGTCAATGGCTTTTATGAGCCGCACAAGGTCTCCGGGCAGAAAGACACTGAGAACTATTACATCTATACTCCATCTAAGGAATTATTCACTCTGGGTATTGTCTACAGTGATTTCAAAGACTACGAAACTAATAACATCTACCCGACTTTCTCCGTGATCACAACTAAAGCCAATCCCTTATTGGAAGAAATCCATAACGAGAAAAAGCGAATGCCTTTAATCATTCCGCCATCCAGTAGAGACGCATGGCTATCTGCTTCCAAAAAAGAAGACATTCAACAGCTAATGATCCCTTATGAAGGTGAACTATCCGCACACAAAGTATTCCGTGTGACTGGGGCCAAAGGTGACACCAACCGCCCAGATATCCAAGACGCTATTTAG